The Pirellulales bacterium genome contains a region encoding:
- a CDS encoding HlyD family efflux transporter periplasmic adaptor subunit translates to MSSRTQLPHLPPGSTRDRHEAQLSLAEPADWESQLAKLDQMLSAGDIPALWREILSSALGITRALVATLAYKNERSRWEILDSLNLGAGLSPTPNTPNSENNAASQELAADSQQTKAPTAQQLARWEQSLNHHGTTSPPALEPRLSRLPENGNLVTLIQSIESGETLLWELLLPADSPPLAPAATQYLLALVDIAADGLRRWRLARLPDEHTRWRTLWRLTQRLAAAPTLIAAAQTAVQDLTAALVCDRVAILTTRGETASDPYMPLAVSGSARADARSRTAQLWRQLATEFSLHPQPRWFGHVPPTYLQNDVAFANCAETSEQAAHPTPLTQWWERYVEETAAIGLLAIPWQACPLPPASQAARSDATTSPRANGQVLHPTLDDQGVAVDTLRIAVRLAGWAGPPTVDIPAADLTENPFVPRGLFIIEWFQTPTANDALSPSSAISGHTSEPKSLWPPLLQSAAAQLEQRRVTDDLPGIKLLRWWGNAGRRARRRGLTMGRLAGLAAVGLLAALCLVPAELQITVRGTLWPRDRRQIFAPEPAIVSSITVGHGDQVQQNELLAQLESPELTQQQLQLIGEIATAEKRAQSLLALRLQSGSTPNPDPAQRERLTAEEAEIAATLQSAQAQLTIVNERLASLKLLSPMRGTILTWNPQSDWRGRPVARGQALLTVADCAGPWQAELRIPDEVLGYVKSARSKSEDGLAITLYPQLNPDVQWSGTLTSLALRSETDPVWGTGVLGVAMISTSLHGNTPDRSAISLDNAKKLSTVDSDAHPALTPGGEVVARIPCGRHPWGFVLFHEVYDAVRRWWW, encoded by the coding sequence ATGTCTTCACGAACACAACTTCCGCATCTTCCTCCCGGATCGACTCGCGATCGTCACGAGGCCCAACTTTCGTTGGCTGAACCCGCCGACTGGGAATCGCAGCTTGCCAAGTTGGACCAAATGTTATCCGCCGGGGACATTCCCGCGTTGTGGCGTGAGATTCTGTCCAGCGCGCTAGGCATCACCCGGGCTTTAGTAGCCACGCTCGCTTACAAAAATGAGCGCTCGCGTTGGGAAATCCTGGATTCGTTGAATCTTGGTGCTGGTCTAAGCCCCACACCGAATACGCCAAATTCTGAAAATAACGCCGCTTCTCAAGAGTTAGCGGCTGATTCACAACAGACGAAAGCACCCACGGCGCAACAGCTTGCCCGTTGGGAGCAATCGCTAAATCATCACGGCACAACATCCCCGCCGGCGCTCGAACCACGTTTGTCTCGTCTCCCGGAAAACGGCAATCTTGTCACCCTCATTCAGTCCATCGAATCGGGCGAAACGCTTCTCTGGGAATTGCTTCTTCCCGCGGATTCGCCGCCGCTGGCTCCCGCCGCAACGCAGTATCTGCTGGCGCTGGTGGACATTGCCGCCGATGGTTTGCGCCGTTGGCGGCTGGCCCGCCTGCCCGACGAACATACCCGCTGGCGGACTTTATGGCGGTTGACACAGCGATTGGCGGCGGCACCCACGTTGATTGCGGCCGCGCAAACCGCCGTCCAGGACCTGACCGCCGCGCTGGTTTGCGACCGGGTGGCGATCTTGACCACTCGCGGCGAAACCGCCAGTGATCCTTATATGCCGCTGGCGGTTAGCGGCTCTGCGCGGGCGGATGCCCGCAGTCGGACCGCGCAGCTTTGGCGGCAATTGGCCACGGAATTCAGCTTGCATCCCCAACCGCGGTGGTTTGGCCATGTCCCCCCGACATACCTACAAAATGATGTCGCTTTTGCAAACTGTGCGGAGACATCCGAACAAGCCGCTCATCCAACCCCACTGACGCAGTGGTGGGAACGCTATGTCGAAGAGACCGCGGCCATTGGGCTGCTGGCGATTCCCTGGCAGGCGTGCCCTCTTCCCCCCGCTTCCCAGGCTGCGCGCTCCGACGCCACGACATCGCCCCGTGCCAACGGTCAAGTCCTTCACCCAACCCTGGATGATCAAGGGGTCGCGGTCGATACCTTGCGAATTGCGGTGCGTCTTGCTGGATGGGCGGGGCCCCCGACGGTTGATATCCCCGCCGCGGACCTGACAGAAAACCCTTTTGTCCCCCGGGGACTATTTATTATCGAGTGGTTCCAAACGCCAACCGCCAACGACGCTCTATCCCCATCCTCGGCAATATCCGGCCACACCTCCGAGCCGAAATCACTTTGGCCCCCCCTGCTCCAATCCGCCGCCGCGCAACTAGAGCAACGCCGAGTGACGGACGACTTGCCGGGTATTAAACTTTTACGCTGGTGGGGTAACGCCGGGCGGCGCGCGCGCCGTCGCGGACTGACCATGGGCCGACTGGCGGGACTAGCGGCCGTGGGTTTACTGGCCGCCCTGTGTCTGGTGCCAGCGGAACTGCAAATTACCGTCCGAGGAACATTATGGCCGCGCGACCGGCGGCAGATTTTTGCCCCGGAACCAGCTATCGTGTCATCCATTACCGTTGGACATGGCGATCAGGTCCAACAAAATGAACTGCTGGCTCAACTTGAAAGCCCCGAATTGACACAGCAGCAGTTGCAATTAATAGGGGAAATCGCCACCGCCGAAAAACGGGCGCAAAGCCTGCTAGCCTTGCGGTTGCAATCCGGATCCACGCCTAACCCGGACCCCGCCCAGCGGGAACGCCTGACCGCGGAGGAAGCCGAAATCGCCGCCACATTGCAATCCGCCCAAGCACAGTTGACGATTGTCAATGAGCGCCTGGCCAGCCTTAAACTGCTCAGTCCCATGCGGGGAACTATTCTTACCTGGAACCCCCAGTCCGATTGGCGGGGACGACCCGTCGCCAGGGGCCAGGCGCTCTTAACCGTGGCCGATTGTGCTGGGCCCTGGCAGGCCGAACTGCGCATTCCGGACGAAGTGCTGGGTTATGTAAAATCCGCCCGGTCGAAATCTGAAGATGGTTTAGCGATCACCCTTTATCCCCAGCTTAACCCGGATGTACAGTGGAGCGGCACGCTGACCAGTCTGGCCCTGCGCAGCGAAACCGATCCTGTCTGGGGGACGGGGGTGTTGGGTGTGGCCATGATTTCCACTTCATTGCACGGCAATACCCCGGATCGTTCAGCGATTAGCCTGGATAATGCCAAAAAACTGTCAACGGTAGATAGCGATGCGCATCCGGCGTTAACTCCGGGGGGCGAAGTAGTAGCCAGAATTCCCTGCGGCAGACATCCCTGGGGGTTTGTGCTCTTTCACGAAGTCTATGACGCGGTGCGCCGTTGGTGGTGGTAA